The following proteins are co-located in the Flammeovirga kamogawensis genome:
- the xseA gene encoding exodeoxyribonuclease VII large subunit — protein sequence MKNGRTIFSLGQLNKSIQNHFSKVAGPYWIKAEVAQLTYSGGHAYLDLIEKKNNLIIAKSRANIWASELDVFKHRLKGVFNEVVKEGSNVLIEAEVEFHLVYGMSIRIVDIDASYSIGELERIRKEAIDKLEKEGAMDWQKDLSLPYVPQRLAIVSSKTAAGYEDFIHQLQNNKFNYHFDFKLFNSSVQGDSAVHSLVKQLKLIELADEQFDTVVIIRGGGAKTDLGAFDNYEIGKAIAVLSLPVLTGIGHERDQTIADMVAHQSFKTPTAVGAFLVEALFTYDQNISTSFDTIAEEITYLVEEQKRDLRYYTTKTLPSFLTIIRQYTHQLDNKAYHFKNSFRDFVKKETHQLELVEATYKSLPNQLMKQDFMLQQRLATLQSSFTNHLQRGQHQLAITALKVEAKDPEKILEKGYSMTTLNGKLITNQNIEEGDVIKTINQKVIIESIVKKVAKKD from the coding sequence ATGAAGAATGGTAGAACTATTTTTTCGTTAGGTCAGCTAAATAAAAGTATTCAAAACCATTTTTCTAAAGTAGCTGGCCCGTATTGGATTAAAGCAGAGGTTGCACAACTGACGTATAGTGGGGGGCATGCATATCTTGATTTAATTGAGAAGAAAAATAATCTGATTATTGCCAAATCAAGAGCAAATATTTGGGCTAGTGAGCTTGATGTTTTTAAACACCGCCTAAAGGGTGTTTTTAATGAAGTGGTAAAAGAGGGGTCTAACGTACTAATAGAAGCTGAAGTTGAATTTCATTTGGTGTACGGAATGTCTATTCGTATAGTTGATATAGATGCTTCGTACAGTATTGGAGAGCTAGAGCGAATTCGGAAAGAAGCCATTGATAAATTGGAGAAGGAAGGGGCAATGGATTGGCAAAAAGACCTTTCGTTGCCTTACGTGCCTCAACGGTTAGCGATTGTATCTTCTAAGACAGCTGCTGGTTATGAAGACTTTATCCATCAATTACAAAATAACAAATTCAATTATCATTTTGATTTTAAGTTGTTTAATTCTTCTGTCCAAGGAGATAGTGCAGTACATTCTTTGGTGAAGCAATTAAAGTTGATTGAATTAGCTGATGAACAATTTGATACCGTAGTAATTATTAGAGGGGGTGGTGCGAAGACCGATTTAGGTGCTTTTGATAATTATGAAATTGGAAAGGCAATTGCCGTGTTAAGTTTACCAGTACTTACGGGAATTGGACATGAGAGAGACCAGACTATTGCAGATATGGTGGCGCATCAATCTTTTAAAACACCCACAGCAGTTGGAGCTTTTTTAGTTGAAGCCTTGTTTACCTATGATCAGAATATATCTACTTCTTTTGATACAATAGCGGAAGAAATCACTTATTTGGTAGAAGAACAGAAGAGAGATTTACGCTATTATACTACCAAAACATTACCCAGTTTTTTAACTATTATTCGTCAGTATACTCATCAACTAGATAATAAAGCGTATCATTTTAAAAATAGCTTCAGAGATTTTGTAAAAAAGGAAACGCATCAACTTGAATTGGTAGAAGCAACTTATAAAAGTTTACCTAATCAGTTGATGAAACAAGATTTTATGCTTCAACAAAGATTGGCAACCTTACAATCAAGTTTTACAAATCACCTTCAAAGGGGACAACATCAACTAGCAATTACGGCCTTAAAAGTAGAAGCTAAAGACCCAGAAAAGATTCTTGAAAAGGGGTATTCTATGACTACATTGAATGGTAAATTAATTACAAATCAGAATATAGAAGAAGGAGATGTTATTAAAACGATCAATCAAAAGGTAATTATTGAGAGTATTGTTAAGAAAGTTGCTAAAAAAGACTGA
- a CDS encoding tetratricopeptide repeat protein codes for MNQDRLNQLFDFYKEDPKDAFVIYGLATEYASDENWEEALKYYEILLKDHEEYTGTYYHAAFAYAENGQADLAETTYKRGIEVCTRVKDTHALKELKAAYMNFQMEDDDEEW; via the coding sequence TTGAATCAGGATAGATTAAATCAGCTTTTTGACTTTTATAAGGAGGATCCTAAGGATGCGTTTGTGATATATGGTTTGGCAACGGAGTATGCTTCTGATGAAAATTGGGAGGAGGCTTTGAAATACTATGAAATTTTGCTTAAAGATCATGAGGAATATACGGGGACGTATTACCATGCGGCATTTGCGTATGCTGAAAATGGGCAAGCTGATTTGGCAGAAACAACCTATAAAAGGGGAATTGAGGTTTGTACTCGTGTTAAGGATACTCATGCTTTAAAAGAGTTGAAGGCTGCTTATATGAATTTCCAAATGGAGGACGACGATGAAGAATGGTAG
- a CDS encoding GNAT family N-acetyltransferase, translating to MEKLNWDSNFFNLEVFKANYYSGIENDLNGNFDLLYLYSDKLIDKSGFKQTIQLVDKKVTFKKDIVKNKIINSETIYSVNSVNEKLFSLAIQSSEFSRFRIDNKIDNKKVDELYQLWIENSINRKIAFDVLSFGSENYGVITLSKKNDIAGIGLLAVDTAIRGKGIGKLLIKQTENICVEKGYKELQVVTQLDNNLACKFYESQNFLIDKIEYIYHLWNK from the coding sequence ATGGAAAAGCTAAACTGGGATAGTAATTTTTTCAACTTAGAAGTTTTCAAAGCTAACTATTATTCTGGTATTGAAAATGATTTGAATGGTAATTTCGATTTACTTTACCTTTATTCAGATAAGCTAATTGATAAAAGTGGATTTAAACAAACTATTCAGTTGGTAGATAAGAAAGTTACTTTTAAGAAAGATATTGTTAAGAATAAAATCATAAATTCTGAAACTATTTATTCTGTTAATTCAGTAAATGAGAAGTTATTTAGTTTAGCAATTCAGAGTAGTGAATTTTCGAGATTCAGAATAGATAATAAAATTGATAACAAGAAAGTCGATGAACTATATCAATTATGGATAGAAAATTCTATTAATAGAAAAATTGCTTTTGATGTACTCAGTTTTGGTTCTGAAAATTATGGAGTTATTACGTTAAGTAAAAAAAATGATATTGCTGGTATAGGTCTTTTAGCAGTTGATACAGCTATTAGAGGAAAAGGTATAGGCAAATTACTAATTAAACAAACAGAAAATATTTGTGTAGAAAAAGGATACAAAGAACTACAAGTTGTAACACAATTAGATAATAATTTAGCTTGTAAATTTTATGAATCTCAGAATTTTTTAATTGACAAAATAGAATACATTTACCATTTATGGAACAAATAA
- a CDS encoding glycosyltransferase family 2 protein, with protein MGTPKISIVVPCYCCEKSISKLYFRLTKTLSKLVSDSYEIIFVNDQSPMNDWEEIEKIAQNDVKVIGLNFSKNFGQHFAISAGVDYCTGDFLVVMDGDLQDQPEEIEKLYHKIQEGYNIVYARRAERKDSFLKKLSSKLFYKTFDYFTDRKSDNTIANFSIVNKVVIDAFKNFKEQNRMYPLFLNWMGFNFTYIDVAHANREDGNSSYNLIKLLKLAGNNILSNSNKPLRLGINIGFIITLCSFLFGLYLMIGHFFNFFKVEGWTSTMVSIWFIGGVLSFNIGLLGIYIGKIFDETKGKPIYIIKEQINGKAKLG; from the coding sequence TTGGGCACTCCTAAAATTTCAATTGTCGTACCCTGCTATTGTTGCGAAAAAAGTATTTCAAAACTATACTTTAGACTTACCAAAACACTGTCTAAACTTGTAAGTGATAGTTATGAAATTATTTTTGTAAATGATCAAAGTCCAATGAACGATTGGGAAGAGATTGAAAAAATTGCTCAAAATGATGTTAAGGTTATTGGATTAAATTTCTCCAAAAATTTTGGACAACATTTTGCTATTAGTGCAGGAGTAGATTACTGTACAGGTGATTTTTTAGTTGTGATGGATGGGGATTTACAAGACCAACCTGAGGAAATAGAGAAATTATACCACAAAATTCAAGAAGGATACAATATTGTTTATGCTAGAAGAGCAGAAAGAAAAGATTCATTTTTGAAAAAATTATCTTCTAAACTTTTTTATAAAACGTTTGATTATTTTACAGATAGAAAATCCGATAATACAATAGCAAACTTTTCTATTGTAAATAAGGTAGTCATCGATGCTTTTAAAAATTTTAAAGAACAAAATAGAATGTATCCCCTATTTCTAAATTGGATGGGTTTTAACTTTACTTACATAGATGTTGCTCATGCAAATCGAGAAGATGGGAATTCATCTTACAACCTTATTAAATTACTTAAACTAGCAGGTAATAATATTTTATCTAATTCCAACAAACCTTTAAGATTAGGCATTAATATTGGCTTTATTATAACATTATGCTCCTTTCTATTTGGTCTTTATTTAATGATTGGACATTTTTTCAATTTCTTTAAAGTAGAAGGTTGGACTAGTACAATGGTTTCCATATGGTTCATTGGAGGAGTATTATCTTTTAATATTGGTTTGCTCGGTATATATATTGGTAAAATATTTGACGAGACAAAAGGAAAACCCATCTATATTATAAAAGAACAGATTAATGGAAAAGCTAAACTGGGATAG
- the rffA gene encoding dTDP-4-amino-4,6-dideoxygalactose transaminase: MEQIIPFNKPYLTGKEAHYLYQAVYSGHISGNGNYTKKCQSFFEEKWSFRKTLLTTSCTDALEMCALLLDIDQNDEVIVPSYTFVSSALAFERQGAQIVFADSRNDHPGIDEDKVEALITPKTKAIVVVHYAGVAVDMDIIMEIAKKHNIYVIEDAAQAIDSFYKGKPLGSIGHFGTFSFHETKNIQCGEGGLLAMNDESFINRAEIIWEKGTNRAEFFRGEANKYGWKDTGSSFLPSELNASFLYAQLENLEDIQNRRKEIWQTYYNNLKPLEEKGFLKLPTVPKYATNNGHMFYIILKDVTQRSSFIEYMADKNVKCVFHYLSLHQSDYYLENNTIQHLKMSDYYSDCLVRLPLYYELSQDQIFSICKIIIIFLNNEK, encoded by the coding sequence ATGGAACAAATAATTCCTTTCAACAAACCCTACCTGACAGGCAAAGAAGCCCACTATCTTTACCAAGCCGTCTACTCAGGTCATATTAGTGGTAATGGAAATTACACAAAAAAATGTCAATCCTTTTTTGAGGAAAAATGGAGCTTTAGGAAAACACTTCTTACTACTTCATGTACTGATGCATTAGAAATGTGTGCTTTATTATTAGACATTGATCAGAATGATGAGGTTATTGTCCCAAGCTATACTTTTGTAAGTTCTGCCCTTGCTTTTGAAAGACAAGGTGCTCAAATAGTTTTTGCAGATTCTAGAAATGATCATCCCGGTATTGATGAAGACAAAGTAGAGGCATTGATAACGCCAAAGACAAAAGCAATTGTTGTCGTGCATTATGCTGGAGTGGCAGTGGACATGGATATTATTATGGAGATTGCAAAGAAACATAATATATATGTTATCGAAGATGCTGCTCAAGCTATCGATAGTTTTTATAAAGGAAAACCTTTGGGGAGTATTGGTCATTTTGGTACTTTTTCATTTCATGAAACCAAAAATATTCAATGTGGTGAAGGTGGACTTTTAGCCATGAATGATGAATCATTTATCAATAGAGCTGAAATTATATGGGAAAAAGGAACCAATAGAGCTGAGTTTTTTAGAGGAGAAGCCAATAAATACGGGTGGAAAGATACGGGTAGTAGTTTCCTACCTAGTGAATTAAATGCTTCTTTTTTATATGCTCAACTAGAAAACTTAGAAGATATTCAAAATAGACGAAAGGAGATTTGGCAAACCTACTACAACAACTTAAAACCTCTTGAAGAGAAAGGATTTCTTAAACTACCTACTGTTCCTAAATATGCTACTAATAATGGACATATGTTTTATATAATTTTGAAAGATGTGACACAACGTTCTTCTTTTATTGAGTATATGGCTGATAAAAATGTGAAATGTGTTTTTCATTATTTAAGTTTGCATCAAAGCGATTACTATTTAGAAAATAATACAATACAACATCTTAAAATGAGTGATTATTATTCGGACTGCTTGGTGAGATTACCTTTATATTATGAATTATCACAAGATCAAATTTTCTCTATCTGTAAGATTATCATAATTTTTTTGAATAATGAAAAATAA
- the xseB gene encoding exodeoxyribonuclease VII small subunit: MPKKEEQLTYESALEELQNIQEQLDNEEVAIDDLSKLAQRAKFLVNWCRNKLQGIDKELSDIFTEED, from the coding sequence ATGCCGAAGAAAGAAGAGCAGTTAACATACGAATCAGCTTTAGAAGAATTGCAAAATATTCAAGAGCAACTCGACAATGAAGAGGTAGCTATTGATGATCTTTCAAAATTAGCCCAAAGAGCAAAGTTTCTTGTCAATTGGTGTAGAAATAAGCTGCAAGGTATTGATAAAGAATTATCAGATATTTTTACAGAAGAAGACTAA